The following are encoded in a window of Rosa chinensis cultivar Old Blush chromosome 4, RchiOBHm-V2, whole genome shotgun sequence genomic DNA:
- the LOC112200739 gene encoding protein RICE SALT SENSITIVE 3: MEEHINPLAVTHLLQHTLRSLCSQENSQWIYAVFWRILPRNYPPPKWEGHGAYDRSRGNRRNWILVWEDGFCNFGASASPAHDQINSSNGECPGGPSVYGGDQFQHHQYYHGLQPELFFKMSHEIYNYGEGLIGKVAADHSHKWIYKEPNDQHQEINFLSAWHNSADSHPRTWEAQFQSGIKTIALIAVREGVVQLGAINKVVEDLSYVVLLRKKLSYIESIPGVLLPHPSSLSFPSFKPDPHGYGNMGAPPDHHSHAWHNFQGMGTNATNLLVPPHPSTTHDQYYEHHFNMNHHQVPMLKNITPSMSSLEALLSKLPSVVPSTPNTTHDHHQFPESSHHHHHHHGGGTMQFMATTEQMVVAKEETDVQEEEEYMAPDHKNVCVNAGESSTSMSAAYGSQQPQHFHHH; the protein is encoded by the exons atgGAAGAACATATTAACCCTTTGGCAGTGACTCATCTGCTTCAACACACACTGAGAAGCTTGTGCAGTCAAGAAAATTCACAGTGGATTTATGCTGTCTTTTGGAGGATCCTCCCAAGAAACTACCCACCACCCAA GTGGGAAGGTCATGGAGCTTATGACAGGTCAAGAGGGAACAGAAGGAACTG GATATTGGTTTGGGAAGATGGTTTCTGCAACTTTGGTGCCTCAGCCTCACCAGCTCATGATCAGATCAACTCATCCAATGGTGAGTGTCCAGGTGGCCCTTCAGTTTATGGCGGTGATCAATTTCAACATCACCAGTACTACCATGGTCTGCAACCTGAGCTTTTCTTCAAGATGTCCCATGAGATCTACAACTATGGAGAAGG GTTGATAGGGAAAGTGGCAGCAGATCATAGTCATAAGTGGATATACAAAGAACCAAATGATCAGCATCaagaaatcaactttttatcAGCATGGCACAACTCAGCTGACTCG CACCCTAGGACATGGGAAGCCCAGTTCCAGTCTGGCATAAAG ACCATAGCTCTGATAGCAGTGAGAGAAGGTGTAGTTCAGTTAGGAGCAATTAACAAGGTGGTTGAAGATCTGAGCTATGTTGTTTTGCTCAGAAAGAAGCTGAGCTACATTGAGAGCATCCCTGGAGTTCTTCTGCCTCACCCATCATCTCTATCATTCCCCAGCTTCAAGCCTGACCCTCATGGCTATGGTAATATGGGTGCCCCTCCAgatcatcatagtcatgcatgGCACAATTTCCAAGGCATGGGCACTAATGCTACAAATCTTCTTGTCCCACCACATCCAAGTACTACTCATGACCAATATTATGAGCACCATTTCAACATGAACCATCATCAAGTGCCAATGTTGAAAAACATAACACCCTCCATGAGTAGCCTTGAAGCTCTCCTCTCCAAGCTTCCCTCGGTGGTGCCCTCAACACCTAATACTACTCATGATCATCACCAGTTTCCAGAATcatctcatcatcatcatcatcatcatggagGTGGAACTATGCAATTTATGGCGACTACGGAGCAGATGGTAGTGGCCAAGGAGGAGACTGATGTTCAAGAAGAGGAGGAATACATGGCACCGGATCACAAGAACGTTTGTGTTAACGCCGGGGAGAGCAGCACTTCTATGTCCGCCGCCTACGGCAGTCAACAACCCCAGCATTTCCATCACCACTGA